One Triticum dicoccoides isolate Atlit2015 ecotype Zavitan chromosome 5B, WEW_v2.0, whole genome shotgun sequence genomic window carries:
- the LOC119307183 gene encoding disease resistance protein Pik-2-like, protein MEVCRLLETEFPRQAKVSASQTFGSGSQDIEGLLKRLLRQIMQFQSEPVASQQSEQASEGVRLQCEETTEPDKLKRAAEAAAKLVELLGKIDRMNLGELQGMLEKSLRNNRYLLLIDDVWSKVAWNAIWSMLPSNGFGSRIIVTTRIDSVAKACSTTGDDYIHHMKALEEKESNQLFLSKAFGSTNEDSCPNDLKNAMKKILKKCGGLPLAIVSIAKLLASYTHPEGKKMWEIVGRSIGSQMESDPTLKGMRQILTLSYDHLPYHLKGCMMYLSIFPEDYVISKDRLLKRWIAEGMIPKKRGMTQMEVAEDYFNELLSRSMIDRGTDIVTMYHWREETCRVHDIILEVLVSKSLEFNFVSLIGGQYEGMLYGRIRRLTVHGGEAPQDSSPNRMAVYPGTRNDIKEMTLQHVRSLSIFDPEAHRLLARLGDFTLLRVLDLEDCKGLEEKHMRHICQMYLLRFLSLKGTAIKVMPSRIGDLEHLQTLDVRQTQLKCLPARIGDLKHLQTLDVRQTQLESLPETVTKLEKLEYLLFSTKGNNWSGWMLPKGIRKMKALRHVNKAVVIHDPNVAKEIGELDQLEELCIYVDTRENIHEDVPIELACSLSKIYSLQWLEIGNFACYKWPFQQALQFLHDVQQPPQLLRYLRICGCIEKLPDWVGSLINLIELDISWSYLHGKQLFSVLCKLPNLQRLTLGSYFIRKNQDMVACNSQSFPELKELTLGYSPEVPPNYIFEEGCMPKLETLVLNFGDQGKTIVGIEHLTNLREVQIDNCIKDSLATSLEIFKVENEKRSHVPGSEQIRVIVR, encoded by the exons ATGGAGGTGTGCCGGCTGCTGGAGACGGAGTTCCCACGCCAGGCCAAAGTGTCCGCGTCGCAGACATTTGGCAGTGGCAGCCAAGACATCGAAGGATTACTGAAGCGCCTGCTTCGGCAGATTATGCAGTTTCAGTCTGAGCCCGTTGCTAGCCAGCAATCCGAGCAAGCCTCGGAGGGCGTGCGCCTGCAGTGCGAGGAAACAACGGAACCGGATAAACTCAAGCGCGCGGCCGAGGCAGCCGCCAAGCTAGTGGAGCTTCTTGGTAAAATTGACCGGATGAATTTAGGCGAGCTACAAGGCATGCTCGAAAAGAGTCTCCGGAATAACAG ATACCTCCTTTTGATTGATGATGTATGGAGCAAAGTAGCTTGGAATGCAATCTGGTCCATGTTACCAAGCAACGGTTTTGGCAGTAGAATCATTGTGACCACTCGGATAGATAGTGTGGCGAAAGCTTGCAGTACTACTGGTGATGATTACATCCATCATATGAAGGCCCTAGAAGAGAAAGAGTCCAATCAATTGTTCCTGAGCAAAGCATTTGGCTCAACAAATGAAGACTCTTGCCCGAATGATTTGAAAAATGCAATGAAAAAAATCTTAAAAAAATGTGGCGGCCTACCATTAGCCATTGTTAGCATTGCAAAGCTATTGGCAAGCTATACACATCCAGAAGGAAAGAAGATGTGGGAAATAGTTGGAAGATCAATTGGTTCACAGATGGAAAGCGACCCAACCCTCAAGGGGATGAGGCAGATACTCACACTTAGCTATGACCACCTACCCTATCACCTCAAGGGTTGCATGATGTACCTTAGCATTTTCCCAGAGGATTATGTGATATCCAAGGATCGGTTGTTGAAGAGATGGATCGCTGAAGGAATGATTCCTAAGAAGCGAGGGATGACCCAAATGGAGGTTGCAGAAGACTACTTCAATGAGCTACTAAGTAGAAGCATGATTGACCGAGGCACCGATATAGTCACCATGTACCATTGGAGGGAAGAGACGTGCCGAGTGCATGACATAATACTTGAGGTCCTTGTGTCTAAATCCCTAGAGTTCAACTTTGTTAGCTTAATAGGTGGGCAATATGAAGGGATGTTGTATGGTAGGATTCGCCGTCTCACCGTACATGGCGGAGAGGCACCCCAAGACTCTTCACCAAATAGAATGGCAGTGTACCCTGGTACAAGGAACGACATCAAGGAGATGACTCTGCAGCATGTCCGGTCACTGAGCATATTTGATCCAGAAGCGCACAGGCTGCTTGCTCGGCTAGGAGATTTTACCTTGCTAAGGGTACTTGatctggaagactgcaaaggcctaGAAGAAAAACATATGAGGCATATCTGCCAGATGTATCTTCTAAGGTTCTTGAGCTTGAAGGGTACAGCTATCAAAGTGATGCCATCGAGAATTGGTGATCTCGAGCATTTGCAGACCCTTGATGTACGTCAAACACAGCTGAAGTGTCTGCCTGCAAGAATTGGTGATCTCAAACATTTGCAGACCCTTGATGTACGTCAAACACAACTGGAGAGTCTGCCAGAAACAGTCACAAAGCTAGAGAAGCTGGAGTACCTGCTATTCTCCACCAAAGGCAATAATTGGTCTGGGTGGATGCTGCCCAAAGGGATCAGGAAAATGAAGGCACTACGCCATGTGAATAAAGCGGTTGTGATACACGACCCAAATGTTGCCAAGGAGATTGGTGAATTAGATCAATTGGAAGAGTTATGTATCTATGTTGATACAAGAGAGAATATCCACGAGGATGTTCCCATAGAGCTTGCCTGCTCCCTGAGCAAGATATACTCCCTCCAGTGGCTCGAGATTGGAAATTTTGCTTGCTATAAATGGCCTTTCCAACAGGCATTGCAATTTCTCCATGACGTACAGCAGCCACCACAGCTGCTCCGTTACCTTAGGATCTGCGGCTGCATTGAGAAATTGCCAGACTGGGTGGGGTCACTCATTAACCTTATTGAGTTGGACATATCATGGTCATACCTTCATGGTAAGCAATTATTCAGCGTCCTGTGTAAGTTGCCCAACCTACAGAGGCTGACCCTGGGGTCATACTTCATAAGAAAGAATCAAGATATGGTTGCATGCAATAGCCAGTCCTTTCCGGAGCTCAAGGAACTTACTCTGGGCTATTCTCCTGAAGTCCCCCCAAATTATATATTTGAGGAAGGGTGCATGCCAAAGCTGGAGACGCTTGTGCTGAATTTTGGTGACCAGGGGAAGACAATTGTTGGCATTGAGCACTTGACGAACCTTAGAGAGGTGCAGATCGATAATTGCATCAAAGATTCACTGGCTACTTCACTAGAAATTTTCAAGGTGGAGAATGAGAAGCGATCACATGTTCCTGGGTCTGAACAGATCAGAGTTATAGTGAGGTAG
- the LOC119307185 gene encoding disease resistance protein Pik-2-like, whose product MESGAQTILINVGQLVGQEFWQLRAVGGEIAELKEELATMNTLLRMQSEANESGLCHFVREWMKQLRELAYDAEDCVDLYLFRIRCRQGDGFLVWSKRLLATLFPRHRLAGEITALASVLFPSASAMLVTSSASTCWAALLLLPLPLWRQWQRQQVRSTLTTRTPTSWSASRPRLSNWPTR is encoded by the coding sequence ATGGAGAGCGGGGCACAGACCATTTTAATCAATGTTGGGCAGCTGGTCGGCCAGGAGTTCTGGCAACTCCGCGCCGTCGGCGGCGAGATAGCAGAGCTGAAGGAGGAGCTGGCCACCATGAACACCCTCCTACGCATGCAGTCTGAAGCCAATGAAAGTGGCCTGTGCCACTTCGTCCGGGAGTGGATGAAGCAACTCCGGGAGCTCGCGTACGACGCCGAGGACTGCGTCGACCTCTACCTGTTTCGCATCAGGTGCCGGCAGGGCGACGGCTTCCTCGTCTGGTCCAAGCGCCTGCTTGCAACGCTTTTCCCTCGCCATCGCCTCGCCGGCGAGATCACGGCCCTCGCCTCCGTGCTGTTTCCATCAGCGAGCGCCATGCTCGTTACGTCGTCAGCCTCGACTTGCTGGGCGGCGCTGCTTCTTCTGCCCCTGCCCCTTTGGAGGCAGTGGCAGCGTCAGCAAGTGCGCTCCACCCTAACAACAAGGACCCCAACCAGTTGGTCGGCATCAAGGCCCAGGCTGAGCAACTGGCCAACAAGGTGA